In Actinomyces weissii, a genomic segment contains:
- a CDS encoding helix-turn-helix transcriptional regulator has protein sequence MSSSTTPVPPATIPAEQRQLNLLHALRHSHRGLTAVELLESVEGYEGNSPSQRRKFERDKDVLRELGITTRTEPEGAAAEGLEVRYRVEDGGYTLAPLRLDAAQAQVLALAARSWQEGRLPSAARRAVTKLLAVAEAAEDAGGPQDLSLSVDPSVPTELVDAVDQQQVVAFDYTSPSSGRVSCRTVEPHALELREGRWYLLAVETGSRRELTFRVERISGPVTPLSAPRAFTTRTATAPPEHRRALLALRPGKGLALRGAASRPLSPTDLPAAPGPVVQGRDLLELTYQDRDQLSLAGLLASLGPDVLVLEPPALREAVRTHLRAVASLGPRGATDPAHMGPPRDQAVADQAPADQAREGLRPAALEPAGPGPADQAPVGGAPHDEVPPTTTGTPSTVKEQ, from the coding sequence GTGAGCTCCTCAACCACCCCGGTGCCCCCTGCCACGATCCCCGCCGAGCAGCGCCAGCTCAACCTCCTGCACGCGCTGCGCCACAGCCACCGAGGGCTGACCGCCGTCGAGCTGCTGGAGAGCGTGGAGGGCTACGAGGGCAACAGTCCCTCCCAGCGCCGCAAGTTCGAGCGTGACAAGGACGTGCTGCGCGAGCTGGGTATCACTACCCGCACCGAGCCGGAGGGGGCGGCTGCCGAGGGCCTGGAGGTCCGCTACCGGGTGGAGGACGGCGGCTACACCCTGGCCCCGCTCCGGCTCGACGCCGCCCAGGCGCAGGTGCTGGCGCTGGCGGCACGCTCCTGGCAGGAAGGCAGGCTCCCCTCCGCGGCCCGCCGGGCCGTCACCAAGCTGCTGGCGGTCGCTGAGGCGGCAGAGGACGCCGGCGGCCCGCAGGACCTTAGCCTGAGCGTGGACCCGAGCGTCCCCACAGAGCTGGTGGACGCCGTAGACCAGCAGCAGGTGGTGGCCTTCGACTACACCTCGCCCTCCTCCGGGCGGGTCTCCTGCCGCACCGTGGAGCCCCACGCCCTGGAGCTGCGGGAGGGCCGCTGGTACCTGCTGGCGGTAGAGACCGGCTCCCGCCGGGAGCTCACCTTCCGGGTGGAGCGGATCAGTGGCCCGGTCACGCCCCTGAGTGCTCCCCGGGCCTTCACCACCCGGACGGCGACCGCGCCCCCGGAGCACCGGCGGGCGCTGCTGGCCCTGCGGCCAGGCAAGGGCCTGGCGCTGCGCGGGGCCGCCAGCCGCCCGCTCAGCCCCACCGACCTGCCCGCCGCACCAGGCCCGGTGGTCCAGGGGCGGGACCTGCTGGAGCTGACCTACCAGGACCGGGACCAGCTTTCCCTGGCCGGGCTGCTGGCCTCACTGGGGCCGGACGTGCTCGTGCTGGAGCCGCCTGCCCTGCGGGAGGCGGTACGCACCCACCTGCGGGCCGTCGCCAGCCTGGGACCGCGGGGCGCAACCGACCCGGCACACATGGGTCCCCCCAGGGACCAAGCCGTAGCAGATCAGGCCCCGGCAGACCAGGCCAGAGAAGGTCTGCGACCAGCAGCTCTGGAACCGGCAGGTCCAGGCCCAGCGGATCAGGCCCCGGTGGGCGGCGCCCCGCACGACGAGGTCCCACCCACCACGACCGGCACTCCCAGCACGGTTAAGGAGCAGTGA
- a CDS encoding ABC transporter permease, translated as MSDSGPQPARRPRATSRSGPLPALLFGAGILLAWWLLARSGSLPRYVLPDPVAVARRLLLGLTQARLLPAAATTMQEALLGCLLAAALALPLAWALSHWQLFSRTVLPYVAASQAVPAIALAPLFVVWFGYGTWPVVLLCAFMVFFPITVTTLVGLRGLDQDVIDAARLDGAHGLQLVWHLEVPMALPSVLAGMRTGFTLSVTGAVVGELTMGGSGLGQVLASQRQSADTTGLFATIILLCLLATSIHACLHQLERRSRVVADVRGRQSH; from the coding sequence GTGAGCGACAGCGGCCCACAGCCCGCACGACGCCCTCGCGCGACCTCACGCAGCGGCCCCCTGCCCGCGCTCCTGTTCGGTGCAGGCATCCTCCTGGCCTGGTGGCTGCTCGCCCGCTCCGGCAGCCTGCCCCGCTACGTGCTCCCCGACCCGGTAGCGGTGGCCCGCCGCCTGCTGCTGGGACTTACGCAGGCCCGCCTCCTGCCCGCAGCGGCCACCACCATGCAAGAAGCCCTGCTGGGCTGCCTGCTGGCCGCCGCCCTCGCCCTGCCCCTGGCCTGGGCGCTGTCCCACTGGCAGCTGTTCTCCCGCACAGTGCTGCCCTACGTGGCGGCCTCCCAGGCCGTCCCCGCGATCGCCCTGGCCCCCCTGTTCGTGGTCTGGTTCGGCTACGGCACCTGGCCGGTGGTGCTGCTGTGCGCCTTCATGGTGTTCTTCCCCATCACGGTCACCACCCTGGTGGGGCTGCGTGGCCTGGACCAGGACGTCATCGACGCCGCCCGGCTCGACGGCGCCCACGGCCTCCAGCTGGTCTGGCACCTGGAGGTACCCATGGCCCTGCCCTCGGTACTGGCTGGTATGCGCACCGGCTTCACGCTGTCCGTGACCGGCGCGGTGGTCGGAGAGCTGACCATGGGTGGTAGCGGGCTGGGCCAGGTGCTGGCCTCGCAGCGCCAGAGCGCCGACACCACCGGCCTGTTCGCCACCATCATCCTGCTGTGCCTGCTGGCCACCAGCATCCACGCCTGCCTGCACCAGCTGGAGCGGCGCAGCCGCGTGGTCGCTGACGTCCGCGGCAGGCAGTCCCACTAA
- a CDS encoding 1-phosphofructokinase family hexose kinase, which produces MPQIVVATPNPAIDITYAVPQPRLGQVHRVSSIVRRAGGKGLNVAAVLAQLGVRSRVTGFLGGRGGGELRELVRDWPVDQDWVDLGEACPTRSSVAVRADDGSVTVFNEAGPTTTSDHWDALTRTVSQALAPQDVLVVSGSCPPGTSSQDLASLLTAARERGARTVLDTSGPLLVACSGLADVVKPNREELSQATGTTDLAAGAKALLENGTGAVVVSDGPRGMYLFAGGSAGGAWHADAPDVPVVNPTGAGDSAVAALAAGLWRSPGVLGARALVEAVALSVAAVVTPVAGVVDLPTYERLRSQVTAQVVDAAAQA; this is translated from the coding sequence ATGCCGCAGATCGTCGTAGCCACCCCGAACCCCGCCATCGACATCACCTACGCGGTGCCGCAGCCGCGTCTGGGCCAGGTGCACCGCGTAAGCAGCATCGTGCGGCGCGCGGGCGGCAAGGGGCTGAACGTGGCCGCCGTGCTGGCCCAGCTCGGTGTGCGCAGCCGAGTCACCGGCTTCCTGGGCGGCCGTGGGGGCGGGGAGCTGCGAGAGCTGGTGCGGGACTGGCCGGTGGACCAGGACTGGGTGGACCTGGGGGAGGCCTGCCCCACCCGCTCCTCAGTGGCCGTACGCGCCGACGACGGCAGCGTCACCGTCTTCAACGAGGCCGGTCCCACCACCACCTCAGACCACTGGGATGCTCTCACCAGGACCGTCAGCCAGGCCCTGGCGCCCCAGGACGTGCTGGTGGTCTCCGGCTCCTGCCCACCCGGGACCAGCAGCCAAGACCTCGCCTCCCTGCTCACTGCCGCCCGGGAACGCGGGGCCCGCACGGTCCTGGACACCTCCGGGCCCCTGCTGGTGGCCTGCTCCGGCCTGGCCGACGTCGTAAAGCCCAACCGGGAGGAGCTGTCCCAGGCCACCGGCACCACGGACCTGGCCGCTGGTGCCAAGGCTCTGCTGGAGAACGGGACCGGAGCCGTGGTGGTCTCGGACGGGCCGCGGGGCATGTACCTGTTTGCTGGTGGCAGCGCCGGTGGTGCTTGGCACGCTGACGCGCCCGACGTGCCGGTGGTCAACCCCACCGGGGCGGGGGACTCCGCGGTGGCGGCCCTGGCCGCCGGGCTGTGGCGCAGCCCGGGGGTGCTGGGCGCTCGGGCGCTGGTGGAGGCGGTGGCGCTTTCCGTGGCCGCCGTGGTCACCCCCGTGGCCGGGGTGGTGGACCTGCCCACCTACGAGCGGCTGCGCAGCCAGGTGACCGCCCAGGTGGTGGACGCCGCGGCGCAGGCATAG
- a CDS encoding phosphoribosyl-ATP diphosphatase: MKTFEELFAELQEKATTRPEGSGTVAELDRGVHFIGKKLVEEAAETWMACEHESDAAACEEISQLLYHTQCMMVAKGYTLQDVYRFL; the protein is encoded by the coding sequence GTGAAGACATTCGAGGAGCTCTTTGCTGAGCTGCAGGAGAAGGCCACCACCCGCCCGGAGGGCTCCGGCACCGTCGCCGAGCTCGACCGGGGCGTGCACTTCATCGGCAAGAAGCTGGTGGAGGAGGCGGCAGAGACCTGGATGGCCTGCGAGCACGAGAGCGACGCCGCCGCCTGCGAGGAGATCAGCCAGCTGCTCTACCACACCCAGTGCATGATGGTCGCCAAGGGCTACACCCTCCAGGACGTCTACCGCTTCCTGTGA
- a CDS encoding DUF805 domain-containing protein translates to MPSSQELAEARMVPEHLAPAYGVSMVEAYKRFFRRAFTFSGYASRSEFWWATLVNVLIDILLIAPMGTLLSIDGGAGASAESVAVVFAALLMIFQFVILVPGISLYIRRLHDTGRPGLWLLLVLVPFGRIILTIMACLDSRPEQWRPEWSR, encoded by the coding sequence ATGCCCTCCAGCCAGGAACTGGCTGAGGCGCGGATGGTTCCAGAGCACCTGGCCCCGGCCTACGGGGTCTCCATGGTGGAGGCTTACAAGCGCTTCTTCCGGCGTGCCTTTACCTTTAGCGGGTACGCCTCCCGCTCGGAGTTCTGGTGGGCGACGCTGGTTAATGTCCTGATCGACATCTTGCTGATTGCGCCAATGGGCACTCTGCTATCTATTGACGGAGGCGCTGGCGCCAGCGCGGAGAGTGTCGCGGTCGTCTTCGCTGCTCTCCTGATGATCTTTCAGTTTGTGATCCTCGTTCCTGGAATCTCGCTGTATATCCGTCGTCTACATGACACGGGACGCCCCGGCTTGTGGTTGCTGCTAGTTCTTGTGCCTTTCGGGAGGATCATTTTAACTATCATGGCCTGCCTGGACTCCCGTCCGGAGCAGTGGCGCCCTGAGTGGAGCCGCTGA
- the dhaK gene encoding dihydroxyacetone kinase subunit DhaK has product MKKLINAVDDVVTDSLRGMAAAHPDTLQVDVEQHIVYRAVPKEPGKVALVSGGGSGHEPLHAGFVGTGMLDAACAGEVFTSPVPDQVAAATAAVDRGAGVLHIVKNYTGDVMNFEMAAELVAAESGTEVATVVTADDVAVEDSLYTAGRRGVGVTVLVEKIAGAAAEAGLSLAQVAEVAQRVSSNGRSMGMALTSCTVPANGRPSFDLPEDEMEIGIGIHGEPGRHRERLLPAREIAERLVEPVLAELPAGDGHGVIAFLNGMGGSPLIELYLMYAEVARLLEAAGVKVERSLVGNYITSLDMAGCSLTLLRTDEQVLRLWDTPVRTAALRWGV; this is encoded by the coding sequence ATGAAAAAGCTGATTAACGCCGTTGACGACGTAGTCACGGACTCGCTCAGAGGCATGGCCGCCGCCCACCCGGACACCCTGCAGGTTGATGTGGAGCAGCACATCGTCTACCGGGCCGTCCCCAAGGAGCCGGGCAAGGTGGCCCTGGTCTCCGGGGGCGGCAGCGGGCACGAGCCCCTGCACGCGGGCTTCGTGGGCACGGGGATGCTGGACGCCGCCTGCGCGGGCGAGGTCTTCACCTCCCCGGTGCCCGACCAGGTCGCGGCCGCCACCGCCGCCGTGGACCGGGGCGCGGGCGTGCTGCACATCGTCAAGAACTACACCGGCGACGTCATGAACTTTGAGATGGCGGCCGAGCTGGTGGCCGCCGAGAGCGGCACGGAGGTGGCCACCGTGGTGACCGCCGACGACGTCGCCGTGGAGGACTCCCTGTACACCGCCGGACGGCGCGGCGTGGGGGTGACGGTGCTGGTGGAGAAGATCGCCGGGGCGGCCGCAGAGGCGGGCCTGAGCCTGGCCCAGGTGGCGGAGGTCGCCCAGCGGGTGAGCAGCAACGGCCGCTCTATGGGCATGGCCCTGACCTCCTGCACCGTGCCCGCCAACGGCAGGCCCTCCTTCGACCTGCCGGAGGACGAGATGGAGATCGGCATCGGGATCCACGGTGAGCCGGGCCGCCACCGGGAGAGGCTCCTGCCCGCCCGTGAGATCGCCGAGCGCCTGGTGGAGCCGGTCCTGGCCGAGCTGCCCGCCGGGGACGGCCACGGCGTGATCGCCTTCCTCAACGGCATGGGCGGCAGCCCCCTGATCGAGCTGTACCTCATGTACGCGGAGGTAGCCAGGCTGCTGGAGGCGGCCGGGGTCAAGGTGGAGCGCTCCTTGGTGGGCAACTACATCACCAGCCTGGACATGGCTGGCTGCTCCCTGACCCTGCTGCGGACCGATGAGCAGGTCCTGCGCCTGTGGGACACCCCGGTACGCACCGCGGCTCTGCGCTGGGGGGTGTGA
- the dhaM gene encoding dihydroxyacetone kinase phosphoryl donor subunit DhaM: MTGIVLVSHSLPLAQAALDLARGLVPGLEVPVELAAGLEGGELGTDAVAVAEAVARADDGGGVLVLADLGSGVLSALTALELLDPELAPRVRLSPAPLVEGLVGAYAAAGTGRSLEQVAQEAETAVEAKRQQVLGG; the protein is encoded by the coding sequence ATGACCGGGATCGTGCTGGTCTCTCACTCCCTGCCGCTGGCGCAGGCGGCCCTGGACCTGGCGCGCGGCCTGGTGCCGGGCCTGGAGGTGCCGGTGGAGCTGGCGGCCGGGCTGGAAGGTGGCGAGCTGGGCACGGACGCCGTGGCGGTGGCGGAGGCGGTGGCCCGGGCTGACGACGGCGGGGGAGTGCTGGTGCTCGCGGACCTGGGCAGCGGGGTGCTCAGCGCCTTGACTGCCTTGGAGCTGCTGGACCCTGAGCTGGCACCCCGGGTCCGTCTGAGCCCGGCGCCGCTGGTGGAGGGCCTGGTGGGTGCTTATGCGGCCGCCGGTACGGGCCGGTCGCTGGAGCAGGTGGCCCAGGAGGCGGAGACGGCGGTGGAGGCCAAGCGCCAGCAGGTCCTAGGGGGCTAG
- the dhaL gene encoding dihydroxyacetone kinase subunit DhaL codes for MSVALTQLDAAALQAWLRRASALITEHADELTALDAAIGDADHGANMRRGLNAAVEALDGGSLETPEAVLKQVAMTLISKVGGASGPLYGTFFLRLASSVKGLEHLDLATLAQGVEAGVGGIVQRGKAQAGEKTMLDAWFPALEALRGGTDLAAGLLAAQAAAEAGRAATEPMLATKGRASYLGERSIGHVDPGAASTALIVRALAEVVAGGGA; via the coding sequence GTGAGCGTGGCCTTGACACAGCTGGACGCCGCGGCGCTGCAGGCCTGGCTACGGCGAGCGTCCGCGCTCATCACGGAGCACGCGGACGAGCTGACAGCCCTGGACGCCGCCATCGGTGACGCCGACCACGGCGCCAATATGCGCCGCGGCCTGAACGCGGCGGTGGAGGCCCTGGACGGGGGCAGCCTGGAGACGCCGGAGGCGGTGCTCAAGCAGGTGGCCATGACCTTGATCTCCAAGGTGGGTGGGGCCTCCGGGCCGCTGTACGGCACCTTCTTCCTGCGCCTGGCCAGCAGCGTGAAGGGCCTGGAGCACCTGGACCTGGCCACCTTGGCCCAGGGCGTGGAGGCCGGGGTCGGCGGCATCGTGCAGCGCGGCAAGGCCCAGGCGGGGGAGAAGACCATGCTGGACGCCTGGTTCCCCGCCCTGGAGGCGCTGCGTGGCGGCACGGACCTGGCTGCCGGTCTCCTGGCCGCCCAGGCGGCAGCCGAGGCCGGACGGGCCGCCACCGAGCCGATGCTGGCCACCAAGGGGCGCGCCTCCTACCTGGGGGAGAGGTCCATCGGGCACGTGGACCCGGGGGCTGCCTCCACGGCCCTGATCGTGCGGGCCCTGGCCGAGGTCGTGGCAGGGGGTGGCGCATGA
- a CDS encoding DUF3866 family protein has product MMWRDGVVQAVRRSWGPVGRRCSELEVEVAACPPGATLLKAGARLRAVVYEQLHGLPQPGQEVRLEVSALVQGLGTGGHAMVTAVLGPLAADQRAPGHLVKCRYTPDQLLVQGVDEQGTEHHQVLSGAQGQLSLEGMPVVVADLHSSLPALVAGTLPASGKGGPRVVYVMTDGGALPLAYSRTVAALQAAGLLAGTVTTGQAWGGDVEAVSLHNGLLAARLVLGADIAVVTQGPGNLGTDTPWGFSGTSCGEAVNAAAVLGGRPVACLRVSEADKRSRHRGLSHHSLTAYGQVALLTADVVVPVLPGVLGKQVREQAQALGAPRAVGAQHQLVEVETAGLRAALEQVERLAGLRLSTMGRGLDDDAAAFLSAAAAGRHAAALLGA; this is encoded by the coding sequence ATGATGTGGCGCGACGGCGTGGTGCAGGCAGTGCGTAGGTCCTGGGGGCCGGTGGGACGCCGTTGCAGCGAGCTGGAGGTGGAGGTGGCTGCCTGCCCACCGGGAGCCACCCTGCTGAAGGCAGGGGCCCGGCTCCGGGCGGTGGTCTACGAGCAGCTGCACGGGCTGCCGCAGCCGGGCCAGGAGGTGCGCCTGGAGGTGTCGGCCCTGGTGCAGGGCCTGGGCACCGGCGGGCACGCCATGGTCACGGCGGTGCTGGGCCCGCTGGCCGCCGACCAGCGCGCCCCCGGGCACCTGGTCAAGTGCCGCTACACGCCCGACCAGCTGCTGGTTCAGGGGGTGGACGAGCAGGGCACGGAGCACCACCAGGTTCTCAGCGGAGCGCAGGGGCAGCTGAGCCTGGAGGGCATGCCGGTGGTGGTGGCGGACCTGCACTCCTCACTGCCTGCGCTGGTGGCGGGCACGCTCCCGGCCTCCGGTAAGGGCGGGCCCCGGGTGGTGTACGTCATGACCGACGGCGGGGCGCTGCCCCTGGCCTACTCGCGCACCGTGGCGGCCTTGCAGGCAGCCGGGCTGCTGGCGGGCACGGTGACCACGGGGCAGGCCTGGGGCGGTGACGTGGAGGCGGTTTCGCTGCACAACGGCCTGCTGGCGGCCCGCCTGGTGCTGGGGGCCGATATCGCTGTCGTGACGCAGGGGCCGGGCAACCTGGGCACGGACACCCCCTGGGGCTTCTCGGGCACCTCCTGCGGCGAGGCGGTCAACGCGGCCGCGGTGCTGGGGGGCAGGCCGGTGGCCTGCCTGCGGGTCTCGGAGGCGGACAAGCGTTCCCGGCACCGGGGCCTCTCGCACCACTCGCTGACGGCCTACGGGCAGGTGGCCCTGCTGACGGCGGACGTGGTGGTGCCGGTGCTTCCGGGGGTGCTGGGCAAGCAGGTGCGGGAGCAGGCCCAGGCCCTGGGGGCGCCACGCGCTGTGGGGGCCCAGCACCAGCTGGTGGAGGTGGAGACGGCGGGCCTGCGTGCGGCCCTGGAGCAGGTGGAGCGCCTGGCGGGCCTGCGCCTGTCCACCATGGGGCGGGGGCTGGACGACGACGCGGCGGCCTTCCTGTCCGCGGCGGCGGCCGGACGCCACGCGGCCGCGCTGCTTGGCGCCTAG
- the hisG gene encoding ATP phosphoribosyltransferase: protein MLRLAVPNKGSLSDPAITLLKEAGYRTRRSGRELVLVDADNDVELFFLRPRDIAVYVGQGTVHAGITGRDLLLDSGVQALEHLPLGFARSTFRLAAPAGTMSSLADVAGKRVATSYDVLVRGYLEAQGVQATTVHLDGAVESSVHLGVADLIADVVETGTTLRAAGLEVFGEPLLVSEAVLVTTEQFQHEPALATLVRRLEGVLRARSYVLVDYDVPMNLLDQASALTPGIESPTVSPLQNPDWVAVRAMVPRKDMNRVMDELYALGARAILVSSLLACRL, encoded by the coding sequence GTGCTGCGCTTAGCCGTCCCCAACAAGGGCTCCCTCTCCGACCCGGCCATCACCCTGCTCAAGGAGGCCGGGTACCGCACCCGGCGCTCCGGCCGCGAGCTGGTGCTGGTGGACGCCGACAACGACGTCGAGCTGTTCTTCCTGCGGCCCCGCGACATCGCCGTGTACGTGGGCCAGGGCACGGTCCACGCCGGGATCACCGGCCGTGACCTGCTGCTGGACTCCGGGGTGCAGGCCCTGGAGCACCTGCCGCTGGGCTTCGCCCGCTCCACCTTCCGCCTGGCCGCCCCCGCCGGGACCATGTCCAGCCTGGCTGACGTGGCGGGCAAGAGGGTGGCCACCTCCTACGACGTGCTGGTGCGCGGCTACCTGGAGGCCCAGGGGGTGCAGGCCACCACGGTGCACCTGGACGGCGCCGTGGAGTCCTCCGTGCACCTGGGGGTGGCCGACCTGATCGCCGACGTGGTGGAGACCGGCACCACCCTGCGCGCCGCGGGCCTGGAGGTCTTCGGGGAGCCCCTGCTGGTCTCCGAGGCGGTGCTGGTGACCACCGAGCAGTTCCAGCACGAGCCCGCCCTGGCCACGCTGGTGCGCCGCCTGGAGGGCGTGCTGCGGGCCCGCTCCTACGTGCTGGTGGACTACGACGTGCCCATGAACCTGCTGGACCAAGCCAGCGCCCTGACACCGGGGATCGAGTCCCCCACCGTCTCCCCGCTGCAGAACCCGGACTGGGTGGCGGTGCGGGCCATGGTGCCCCGCAAGGACATGAACCGGGTCATGGACGAGCTCTACGCGCTGGGGGCCCGCGCGATCCTGGTCTCCTCGCTGCTGGCCTGCCGGCTCTGA
- the putP gene encoding sodium/proline symporter PutP yields MSDVTFQAIAMVVYFAAMVAIGWWAYGRNESLDDYMLAGRGLGPFVTALSAGASDMSGWLLMGLPGALYVSGLVEGWIAVGLTVGALLNWMLVAPRLRTYTEVAANSITIPSFLDNRLHDSRHLLRWASGVIILVFFTFYVSSGMVSGGTFFESSFGLDYRLGLVLVAAITVLYTLVGGFLAVSYTDLVQGLMMVAALVAVPVTGVIHLGGLGATVDAVTAVDPAYWEVVGPTTSAIGILSSLAWGLGYFGQPHIIVRFMALRSPKEAVSGAAIGISWMLFAVLGAAATAVVGVAVYQQDKGRLDNPETVFIELGKMLFHPLVAGLMLAAILAAIMSTVASQLLVTSSALIEDLYQQVLKTEVPQRRLVTYSRLSVLGIALVAAAMAWSPSDTILKLVAFAWAGFGASFGPTVILSLYWRRLTATGAVAGMVAGAVVVMLWGNLDGGVFDLYEILPGFLANLTVAVGVSLLGRPHEDVAAEFDAAVAATR; encoded by the coding sequence GTGTCTGACGTCACCTTCCAGGCGATCGCCATGGTCGTCTACTTTGCCGCGATGGTCGCCATCGGCTGGTGGGCCTACGGGCGCAACGAGAGCCTGGACGACTACATGCTGGCCGGGCGGGGGCTGGGGCCCTTCGTGACCGCCCTGTCAGCCGGGGCCTCGGACATGTCCGGCTGGCTGCTCATGGGCCTGCCGGGGGCCTTGTACGTCTCGGGCCTGGTGGAGGGCTGGATCGCCGTCGGCCTGACGGTGGGGGCGCTGCTGAACTGGATGCTGGTGGCGCCGCGCCTGCGCACCTACACGGAGGTGGCCGCCAACTCGATCACTATCCCCAGCTTCCTGGACAACCGCCTGCACGACTCCCGCCACCTGCTGCGCTGGGCCAGCGGCGTCATCATCCTGGTGTTCTTCACCTTCTACGTGTCTTCCGGCATGGTCTCCGGGGGGACCTTCTTTGAGTCCTCCTTCGGCCTGGACTACCGCCTGGGGCTGGTGCTGGTGGCGGCGATCACCGTGCTGTACACCCTGGTGGGTGGCTTCCTGGCGGTCTCCTACACGGACCTGGTGCAGGGCCTGATGATGGTGGCCGCGCTGGTGGCGGTGCCGGTGACCGGGGTCATCCACCTGGGCGGCCTGGGCGCCACCGTCGACGCCGTGACCGCGGTGGACCCCGCGTACTGGGAGGTGGTGGGCCCCACCACCTCCGCTATCGGCATCCTCTCCTCCCTTGCCTGGGGGCTGGGCTACTTTGGCCAGCCGCACATCATCGTGCGCTTTATGGCGCTGCGCTCCCCGAAGGAGGCCGTATCGGGAGCGGCGATCGGCATCTCCTGGATGCTGTTCGCGGTGCTGGGGGCCGCCGCCACCGCGGTGGTGGGCGTGGCTGTCTACCAGCAGGACAAGGGGCGGCTGGACAACCCGGAGACGGTGTTCATCGAGCTGGGCAAGATGCTGTTCCACCCGCTGGTTGCCGGGCTGATGCTGGCGGCGATCCTGGCGGCGATCATGTCTACCGTGGCCAGCCAGCTGCTGGTCACCTCCTCCGCCCTGATTGAGGACCTCTACCAGCAGGTGCTTAAGACGGAGGTGCCGCAGCGGCGGCTGGTGACCTACTCGCGCCTGTCCGTGCTGGGGATCGCCTTGGTGGCGGCTGCGATGGCCTGGAGCCCCAGTGACACGATCCTGAAGCTGGTGGCTTTTGCCTGGGCCGGGTTCGGGGCGTCCTTTGGGCCGACTGTCATCCTGTCCCTGTACTGGCGGCGGCTGACCGCCACGGGGGCGGTTGCTGGCATGGTGGCCGGGGCGGTGGTCGTGATGCTCTGGGGCAACCTGGACGGCGGTGTGTTCGACCTCTACGAGATCCTGCCTGGTTTCCTGGCCAACCTGACGGTGGCGGTTGGCGTCTCGCTGCTGGGCCGCCCCCACGAGGATGTGGCCGCGGAGTTTGATGCTGCGGTGGCCGCGACCCGTTGA
- a CDS encoding ABC transporter substrate-binding protein, translating into MTPTAPSRRHLLKAALAVPGLALLSSCASGTGAQQAATGTSSSTRGGTPLTIGLTYTPSIQFAPFYLAQDQGLLGVHQLRHHGAEEGLFDALLSGTEHLVVAGGDEAIVAASNGADLVVVGGFYQRYPVSVIVPQDSPVTDLPSLRGHSIGLPGRFGENWYALRLALHNAGLTEQDVQVQEIGYTQQLALSTGKVDAVVGYSNNDAVQLNLGGTPVREIAIGEQVPLLGASLVTSRSVLEAHRPELQALVVACAQGMTRFCDDPDAAVEITRQHQPDLLDSEQSSRARAVAVATGDLIRPDDATTVGALVPEQVGQTIDFLRSHELLGTTAVSTDTVCDALLTVG; encoded by the coding sequence ATGACCCCCACCGCCCCCAGCCGCCGCCACCTGCTCAAGGCCGCACTGGCGGTCCCAGGCCTCGCCCTGCTGTCCTCCTGCGCCAGCGGGACCGGGGCGCAGCAGGCCGCCACCGGCACCAGCTCCAGCACCCGGGGCGGCACCCCGCTGACAATCGGCCTGACCTACACGCCCAGCATCCAGTTCGCCCCCTTCTACCTGGCCCAGGACCAGGGGCTGCTGGGCGTCCACCAGCTGCGCCACCACGGCGCGGAGGAGGGGCTGTTCGACGCCCTGCTGTCCGGCACCGAGCACCTGGTGGTGGCAGGCGGCGACGAGGCGATCGTGGCGGCCTCCAACGGTGCCGATCTGGTGGTCGTAGGCGGCTTCTACCAGCGCTACCCGGTCAGCGTGATCGTGCCGCAGGACTCCCCGGTCACGGACCTGCCCAGCCTGCGCGGGCACAGCATCGGCCTGCCCGGCCGCTTCGGGGAGAACTGGTACGCCCTCAGGCTGGCCCTGCACAACGCCGGCCTGACCGAGCAGGACGTGCAGGTCCAGGAGATCGGCTACACCCAGCAGCTGGCGCTGAGCACCGGCAAGGTGGACGCCGTCGTCGGCTACTCCAACAACGACGCCGTACAGCTGAACCTGGGCGGCACCCCGGTGCGTGAGATCGCCATCGGTGAGCAGGTGCCGCTGCTGGGCGCCTCACTGGTGACCAGCCGCAGCGTCCTGGAGGCGCACCGCCCCGAGCTGCAGGCCCTGGTGGTGGCCTGCGCCCAGGGCATGACCCGCTTCTGTGACGACCCTGACGCGGCGGTGGAGATCACCCGGCAGCACCAGCCGGACCTGCTGGACAGCGAGCAGTCCTCCCGCGCCCGGGCCGTGGCGGTGGCCACCGGCGACCTCATCCGGCCCGACGACGCCACCACGGTAGGTGCCCTGGTGCCCGAGCAGGTGGGGCAGACCATCGACTTCCTGCGCAGCCACGAGCTGCTGGGGACCACTGCCGTCAGCACCGACACGGTCTGCGACGCCCTGCTGACGGTCGGCTGA